The Desulfohalovibrio reitneri genome contains a region encoding:
- a CDS encoding FAD/NAD(P)-binding protein — MQPLNPYLPDVATITEIIDETPAIKTFRVVLGEKRMKEFSFKPGQVGQLSVFGTGESTFVINSPPSRMDYLQFSVMRAGEVTSKLHSMSPGDQIGVRAPLGNWFPYEDLKGKNIVFVGGGIGMAPLRTLLLYMLDNRGDYGDISLLYGARTPQDMAFQYELPDWLGRDDLKTQLTVDVESEGWEHSVGLIPNVLLEMEPSPENTVAVTCGPPIMIKFTIQALHKLGFQDNQIITTLEKRMKCGVGICGRCNIGTKYVCKDGPVFTYEELKQLPNEL, encoded by the coding sequence ATGCAGCCGCTCAACCCCTACCTGCCGGACGTGGCCACCATCACCGAAATCATCGACGAGACCCCGGCCATCAAGACCTTCCGCGTGGTGCTGGGCGAGAAGCGCATGAAGGAGTTCTCCTTCAAGCCCGGCCAGGTGGGGCAGCTGTCCGTGTTCGGCACGGGCGAGTCCACCTTCGTCATCAACTCCCCGCCCTCCCGCATGGACTACCTGCAGTTCAGCGTCATGCGCGCCGGGGAGGTGACCTCCAAGCTGCACTCCATGTCACCGGGCGACCAGATCGGCGTGCGCGCCCCCCTGGGCAACTGGTTCCCCTACGAGGATCTCAAGGGCAAGAACATCGTCTTCGTAGGCGGCGGCATCGGCATGGCGCCGCTGCGCACCCTGCTGCTCTACATGCTGGACAACCGGGGCGACTACGGCGACATCTCTCTGCTCTACGGCGCGCGCACCCCGCAGGACATGGCCTTCCAGTACGAGTTGCCGGACTGGCTGGGCCGCGACGACCTGAAAACCCAGCTCACCGTGGACGTGGAGTCCGAGGGCTGGGAACACTCCGTGGGCCTGATCCCCAACGTGCTCCTGGAGATGGAGCCCTCGCCGGAGAACACCGTGGCCGTCACCTGCGGCCCCCCCATCATGATCAAATTCACCATCCAGGCCTTGCATAAACTCGGCTTTCAAGACAATCAGATCATAACAACCCTGGAAAAACGCATGAAATGCGGCGTGGGCATCTGCGGCCGGTGCAACATCGGCACCAAATACGTCTGCAAGGACGGACCCGTCTTCACCTACGAAGAACTCAAGCAGCTGCCCAACGAACTGTAG